Proteins encoded in a region of the Tripterygium wilfordii isolate XIE 37 chromosome 21, ASM1340144v1, whole genome shotgun sequence genome:
- the LOC119988431 gene encoding MDIS1-interacting receptor like kinase 2-like, protein MYEEIIKATNDFDVTYRIGRGGFGIVYKADLPSAGIVAVKKFHLSVDGEHTFQKEFLNEIKHRNIVKLHGFCSNARHSFLVYEYLEGGSLASFLRIEETAKELNWSKRLNIVKGVARALCYLHHDCLPPIVHRDISSSNVLLDSKCEAHVADFGTAKLLKIDSSNWSKIAGTYGYIAPELAYMMKVTEKCDVYSFGVLSVEVIKGEHPGDIIESLLSTRAEEKMVLKDILDQRLPPPSRAIQYELTVILELATQCLHSNAKHRPTMRMICQQLLTRFGFQDPAPQLCLD, encoded by the exons ATGTACGAAGAAATCATTAAAGCAACAAATGATTTCGATGTCACATATCGCATTGGAAGAGGGGGATTTGGAATAGTCTACAAAGCAGATTTACCTTCAGCTGGCATTGTGGCCGTAAAGAAATTTCACTTATCGGTTGATGGGGAGCATACATTTCAAAAGGAGTTCTTGAATGAGATAAAGCATCGAAACATTGTAAAACTTCATGGGTTTTGCTCGAATGCTCGACACTCTTTTTTGGTCTATGAGTATCTTGAAGGGGGTAGCTTGGCATCATTTTTGAGAATAGAAGAAACAGCCAAAGAATTAAATTGGAGTAAAAGATTGAATATTGTTAAAGGTGTGGCCCGTGCACTCTGTTACTTGCACCATGATTGCTTACCGCCCATTGTCCACCGAGACATATCAAGCAGTAATGTTTTACTGGATTCTAAGTGCGAGGCTCATGTAGCAGACTTTGGCACTGCTAAGCTTCTAAAGATTGATTCGTCTAATTGGTCTAAAATTGCAGGCACCTATGGTTATATTGCACCAG AGCTTGCCTACATGATGAAGGTAACAGAGAAATGTGATGTGTATAGTTTTGGGGTATTGTCGGTGGAAGTGATCAAAGGAGAGCATCCAGGTGACATCATTGAGTCTTTATTGTCTACTCGGGCAGAGGAGAAGATGGTACTAAAAGACATTTTGGACCAACGCCTTCCACCTCCTTCACGTGCAATTCAGTACGAACTGACAGTAATCCTAGAACTTGCAACTCAATGCTTGCACTCTAATGCAAAACATAGACCTACCATGCGTATGATTTGCCAACAACTTTTAACTCGATTTGGTTTCCAAGATCCAGCCCCACAACTATGTTTGGATTAA